The sequence GAATTCGACTCACACAGAAAACAATTAGCTGAGCAATATTTAACAAACGAAGAAACGCTTGAACGTTTGGCTAAAGAAGCTTACGAACGATCATTATACGAAGTAAACGCTTCACATATCATTGTATTAGCAGATGAATTTGTTACTCCAGCAGATTCTTTAAAAGCGTATAATAAAGCAATCGAAATTCGCAATCAAATTATAAACGGTAAAGATTTTGGCGAAGCAGCAATTGAATTTTCAGAAGATCCAACAGCTAAAACTAATAAGGGAAATTTAGGTTATTTTTCTGTTTTACGAATGGTTTATCCGTTTGAAACAGGAGCTTATAATACGCCAATTGGACAAGTTTCTATGCCAATTCGTTCGCAATTTGGGTATCATTTGATTAAAGTTGACGATAAAAGATTACGTCGCGGAAAGCAAGAAGTTGCTCAAATCGTTATTTTGAATAATGAATCTTCAGAATTGATGGATTCAAACAAAGTGATTATTGATAACATTTATAAAAGACTTCAAAACGGAGAAAATTTTGAAGAATTGGTGATGCAGTTTTCAGATGATCAGACGAGTAAAACAAATAAAGGGAAATTCGGAAATTATGAACCAGGAATTATAGGTATTGAACATTTAGATGACGAAGTTTATAAATTAAAGAAAGCTGGAGATTATTCGAAACCATTCAAAAGTCAATATGGATGGCATATTGTTAAATTGCTTTCTGAAGATAGAATTCCAACTTTTGATGAAAGAAAAATTTTCTATAAACGAAAAGTTCAATCTGATAGCCGTTCACGAATTATCAATGAACAATTAGTTGCGCATCTAAAACAGCAATATAAATTTAAAGAAAATCAAAAAAACTATTTGAATTTTGTGAAATTTGTGGAAAAGAATGTCGCAAAACCAGAATATTTAAATGGTTTAAAAACGAATAATGAATTAGCAAAATTCGCCAATCAAAAAATTACTGAACAAGATTTCTCAAAATTTATTACAGAAAAAGGAGTGAATTTCGCTGCTATTTCTCCAATAATTAATGGTGTAAACCATGTGTTTAATGATTTTGTTTCAGAAAAAATATTAAATTATTATAACGAAAATTTAGAAAATGAATTTCCTGAATTTAAAAATACAACCAAAGAATTTAAAGAAGGTTTACTTCTGTTTGATTTGATGGAAAATGAAGTTTGGCAAAAGGTAAAAACAGATACTCTAGGTTATTCAAATTATTACCAAACACATTTAAATAATTTCAAACAAGAAGAAACTATTGAAGGTGTTGTTTATTCAGCAGAAAAAAAATCGGATATTAAAAAAGCTTTAAAGTTTTACACTAAACATTTTGGAAAAAAGCCTGAAGAAATTGAAGGAATGTTTCATGTAGATTTATTAGTTTCTAAAAGTGGTAAATTTAAAAAAGGCGATAAAAGTTTACCTAAGAATTATGTTCTTAAAGAAGGAATTTCTGAAATTTTTGAACAAGACGGAAAATATTATTTTGTGGTTGCAGATAAGTATATTCCTGAAGGTTATGAAAATTTAGAGGATGTAAAACAAAATGTGATTTACGAATATCAGCAAGTTTATGAAAATCAATGGACAAATGATTTGAAAGAAAATGCTAAGGTCGAAATCAATAAAGCTGTTTTAGAACAACTAAAAGCAAAATATAATCAGAATTAATTCTTAATAAAATCAAAAAACAAGTTAAGAAACCAAATCCTCGTGTATCTTTGTACATTATTCAAATAAGAAAAAGAATTAAGAAATAGAATATGAATTTAATTAATAAAAATATTGCTCTTATTGCAGTATTCTTTGGTTTGGTGATAAATTCACTTTCCGCTCAAGAAAAAAAACGCATCGATGGAGTTATAGCTGTAGTAGGTGAAAATTTTATTTTAGAATCTGATATCGAGCAGGGATACATCCAAGCAAAAGCATCAGGCGTTGATGTTTCAGATAAGTCGAAATGTTATTTTCTTAATATTCTATTAGAAAGTAAATTGATGGCACATCAAGCAATTCAAGATAGTTTGGTAGTAACAGATGTTGAAGTTAATGCATTTATAGATACTCAAGCTGATCGAATGGTTGAGAATTTCGGTTCGATGGAAAATACATTGAAAGCTTACAACAAAAAATCATATGAAGATTTTAGAGCTTATTTTTTTGATATAGTTCGTACAAATAAGTTAGCAGAAGCAATGCAAAATGAAATCGTTAAAGATATTCAGATTACACCAGAAGAAGTAAGACGTTTTTATAACGGAATTCCAAAAGATGAGTTACCTGTTGTTGGTAAAGAAGTTGAACTTGCAGAGATTATTATAAAACCTGAAATTTCAAAAGCAGAAAAACAAAAGGTAATAGATCGTTTAAATGAAATTAGAGACGATGTTATTCAATATGGATCTAGTTTTCATAACAAAGCAATTGCTTATTCAGAAGATACAGGTTCGGTTTCTACAGGAGGTTTAATGACCATGACAAAGAAAGATCCTTTTGTAAAAGAATTTAAAGAAGTTGCTTTTAGTTTGAGAGAAGGCGAGATTTCTATGCCGTTTGAAACAGAATTTGGATATCACATTATTTATTTAGAAAAAATTGAAGGTCCAAAATTGACATTACGTCATATTTTAATTACACCAAAAGCAAGTGCAGAAGCAGTTGTAGAAGCAAAAGAAAAAATCGAAAAGATTAGAAATAGTATCCTAAATAAAGAAATGACTTTTGCAGAAGCAGCGTTAACTGTTTCAGATAAAAAAGAAAATAGATTAAACGGAGGTTTAGTTACAAACCCATCGACAGGAGACCCAAAATTTGAAATCAATCGTATTGAAGATCCTATTTTTTATTCAATGGTTTCTAATTTAGAAGTTAATGAGATTTCACTTCCTAGGTTTGTTGCAGATAGACCAGGGTCAACTGGAGATTATTATAGAATCATCCAAGTAACGGATAAGTTTGAAGAACATCCAGCAGATTATACTTTGGATTATATGAAAATTCGTGAAGTAGCTTTAAGAAATAAAAAGAAAGAAGCTGTTGATAAATGGGTTGAAAGTGTCATAGAAGATACCTACATTAAAATTGCCGATGATTATAAAAATTGTGAATTATCAGCAAATTGGATAAAATAAATTTTAGAAAAGTCACCATGTAATTTTGGTGACTTTTTTTATTTTCATAAAAAGAGTAACCATCTAATATTTAATAGTTAAAAAAACAATAAATTTTTTAATTATCAATAATTATAGGTCTAAAAAAATTATATAATAAGTATAGAAATGTGAGTATTGTAATTAATAATTCTTTTAAACTAAGGTTTTATTAAAAATTTTTAAATCTCAATTACTTTTTATAATTTTGCACTCGTAAAAGATTAGAACAATTTTTTAAACAATTAGTTTCTGGTTTTTTTCTAAAGTTTAAAATTGAATTTATAACTGAAGTAAATAATTTTACGGTTAATGGTTGAGGACCTACTTTATCGTTAACTACATAAACAACAAATAAACAATTATGAACCTTTACAAGGATTATTTAAACGAAATCGAAGAGAGAAAAGGTCAAGGTTTACACCCAAAACCAATTGATGGTGCAGAATTATTATCAGAAATTATTGCACAAATTAAAGATGTTAATAATGCAGATAGAGCAGAATCTTTAAAATTATTTATCTACAACACGTTACCAGGTACAACTCCTGCAGCAGGTGTAAAAGCTAAATTTTTAAAAGAAATCGCTTTAAGCGAAGTTGCTGTAGCAGAGATTACACCAGCTTATGCATTTGAGTTATTATCTCATATGAAAGGTGGACCATCAATCGAGGTTCTTTTAGACTTAGCTTTAGGAAATGATGTGGCAATAGCAGAGCAAGCTGCTAAAGTTCTTAAAACACAAGTTTTCTTATACGATGCAGATATGGATCGTTTAAAAGAAGCTTACCAAGCGGATAATGTTATCGCAAAAGATATTTTAGAAAGCTATGCAAAAGCTGAATTCTTTACTGAATTACCAGCCGTAGCCGAAGAAATTAAAGTAGTTACTTTTGTAGCCGCTGAAGGTGATATTTCAACAGATTTATTATCTCCAGGAAATCAAGCGCACTCGCGTTCTGACCGTGAATTACACGGTAAATGTATGATTACACCAGAAGCTCAGGCTGAAATCAAAGCGTTACAAACATTACATCCAGAGGCTTCAGTAATGTTAATTGCTGAAAAAGGGACAATGGGTGTTGGTTCTTCTCGTATGTCAGGTGTTAACAACGTGGCTTTATGGACAGGTAAACAAGCTTCTCCTTATGTTCCTTTCGTGAACATCGCGCCAATTGTTGCAGGTACAAACGGAATTTCTCCAATCTTCTTAACTACAGTTGATGTAACTGGTGGTATTGGATTAGACCTTAAAAACTGGGTTAAAAAAACAGATGCTAACGGTGATGTAGTTCGTAACGAAGCTGGTGATCCAGTTTTAGAAGAAGTATATTCGGTTGCAACTGGAACGGTTTTAACAATCAATACAAAAACAAAAAAATTATATAACGGAACTGAAGAATTAATCGATATTTCTAAAGCTTTGACTCCTCAAAAAATGGAGTTTATCAAAGCTGGTGGATCTTATGCGATTGTTTTCGGTAAAAAAATACAAACGTTTGCAGCTAAAACTTTAGGTGTTACTGCTCCTGTAGTTTTCGCTCCTTCTAAAGAAGTTTCTATCGAAGGTCAAGGATTAACTGCTGTGGAGAAAATTTTCAACAAAAATGCAGTTGGTGTTGCAGACGGTAAAGTATTACATGCAGGTTCTGACGTTCGTGTTGAGGTTAATATCGTAGGTTCTCAAGATACTACAGGTTTGATGACAGCGCAAGAATTAGAGTCAATGGCTGCTACAGTTATTTCTCCAATTGTTGACGGAGCATATCAATCGGGATGTCATACAGCATCAGTTTGGGATAAAAAAGCACAAGCAAACATCCCTAAATTAATGAAATTTATGAATGACTTTGGTGTAATCACAGCACGTGATCCTAAAGGAGTTTATCATTCAATGACTGACGTTATCCACAAAGTATTAAATGATATCACAATCGACGAATGGGCTATCATTATCGGAGGTGATTCACATACACGTATGTCTAAAGGTGTTGCTTTCGGTGCCGATTCAGGTACGGTAGCTTTAGCTTTAGCAACAGGTGAGGCTTCTATGCCAATTCCAGAGTCTGTAAAAGTTACTTTCAAAGGTGAAATGAAACCATTTATGGATTTCCGTGATGTGGTTCACGCGACACAAGCTCAGATGTTAAAACAATTCGATGGTGAAAACGTATTCCAAGGTCGTATCATTGAGGTTCATATCGGAACTTTATTAGCGGACCAAGCGTTTACATTTACAGATTGGACTGCAGAAATGAAAGCGAAAGCTTCTATCTGTATTTCTCAAGACGATACGTTAATCCAATCGTTAGAAATTGCTAAATCTCGTATCCAAATCATGATTGATAAAGGTATGGATAATCACAATGCAGTTTTACAAGGATTAATCAACAAAGCAAACAAACGTATCGAGGAAATTAAATCGGGTGATAAACCAGCTTTAACTCCAGATGCAAATGCTAAATATTACGCTGAAGTTGTTATCGATTTAGACTTAATCGAAGAACCGATGATTGCTGATCCAGACGTAAACAATGCGGATGTTTCTAAGCGTTATACGCACGATACAATCCGTGAATTATCTTACTACGGAAGTGATAAGAAAGTTGATTTAGGATTCGTAGGTTCTTGTATGGTTCATAAAGACGATTTAAAAATCGTTTCTCAAATGTTACGTAATGTAGAAAAGCAAAATGGTGAAGTTAAATTCAACGCACCTTTAGTTGTTGCTGCTCCAACGTACAACATCATCGATGAGTTAAAAGCTGAAGGTGACTGGGAAATGTTACAAAAATACTCTGGATTCGAATTCTCTGATGCATTACCTAAATCGGTTGCTCGTACAGAATACGAAAACATTATGTACTTAGAGCGTCCTGGTTGTAACTTATGTATGGGTAACCAAGAGAAAGCAGAAAAAGGAGATACTGTTTTAGCTACTTCAACGCGTTTATTCCAAGGACGTGTCGTTGAGGACAGAGAAGGTAAAAAAGGAGAATCTTTATTAGCATCAACTCCAGTTGTTGTTTTATCTGCAATCTTAGGTCGTATGCCTTCTATCGAAGAATACAAAACGGCAGTTGAAGGAATCAACTTGACAAAATTTAAACCAATTTCTACAAAGTAATTTCTAGAAATTCATAAATACAAAACGAGGTAAGCTGTAAAGGTTACCTCGTTTTTTTTAATATAAGTTTTGATTTATTATATAATTAGAGCTTTTGATAGCTGTTATATTATTTATAAAATCTTCTTTATCTAAATAAATGGTATTGATTTTATTTGCTAAGTCAACTAACATAATCATAGCATAAACTCTATAACTTTTAGTCAATTCATCATAAGAGTCATAATCTATTTGCCCTCCTGATAAAATAAGAATATAATCATTAACCCATTTTCCATCGTTGAAAGCGCAAGATGAACCACAAAAATGAATCCTTGTTTTATTACGAGTTCCAATTTCTAAAAGATCTGTTTCTTGATCA comes from Flavobacterium sp. I3-2 and encodes:
- a CDS encoding peptidylprolyl isomerase, yielding MNLINKNIALIAVFFGLVINSLSAQEKKRIDGVIAVVGENFILESDIEQGYIQAKASGVDVSDKSKCYFLNILLESKLMAHQAIQDSLVVTDVEVNAFIDTQADRMVENFGSMENTLKAYNKKSYEDFRAYFFDIVRTNKLAEAMQNEIVKDIQITPEEVRRFYNGIPKDELPVVGKEVELAEIIIKPEISKAEKQKVIDRLNEIRDDVIQYGSSFHNKAIAYSEDTGSVSTGGLMTMTKKDPFVKEFKEVAFSLREGEISMPFETEFGYHIIYLEKIEGPKLTLRHILITPKASAEAVVEAKEKIEKIRNSILNKEMTFAEAALTVSDKKENRLNGGLVTNPSTGDPKFEINRIEDPIFYSMVSNLEVNEISLPRFVADRPGSTGDYYRIIQVTDKFEEHPADYTLDYMKIREVALRNKKKEAVDKWVESVIEDTYIKIADDYKNCELSANWIK
- a CDS encoding peptidylprolyl isomerase, whose protein sequence is MNLKSLVYFSLFGFASFNGNAQNATDELLKINDIPYTVGEFERIYTKNLDLIKDNQQKNIENYLDLFVLYKLKVAKAYDLGLDKRTAHINEFDSHRKQLAEQYLTNEETLERLAKEAYERSLYEVNASHIIVLADEFVTPADSLKAYNKAIEIRNQIINGKDFGEAAIEFSEDPTAKTNKGNLGYFSVLRMVYPFETGAYNTPIGQVSMPIRSQFGYHLIKVDDKRLRRGKQEVAQIVILNNESSELMDSNKVIIDNIYKRLQNGENFEELVMQFSDDQTSKTNKGKFGNYEPGIIGIEHLDDEVYKLKKAGDYSKPFKSQYGWHIVKLLSEDRIPTFDERKIFYKRKVQSDSRSRIINEQLVAHLKQQYKFKENQKNYLNFVKFVEKNVAKPEYLNGLKTNNELAKFANQKITEQDFSKFITEKGVNFAAISPIINGVNHVFNDFVSEKILNYYNENLENEFPEFKNTTKEFKEGLLLFDLMENEVWQKVKTDTLGYSNYYQTHLNNFKQEETIEGVVYSAEKKSDIKKALKFYTKHFGKKPEEIEGMFHVDLLVSKSGKFKKGDKSLPKNYVLKEGISEIFEQDGKYYFVVADKYIPEGYENLEDVKQNVIYEYQQVYENQWTNDLKENAKVEINKAVLEQLKAKYNQN
- a CDS encoding bifunctional aconitate hydratase 2/2-methylisocitrate dehydratase, producing MNLYKDYLNEIEERKGQGLHPKPIDGAELLSEIIAQIKDVNNADRAESLKLFIYNTLPGTTPAAGVKAKFLKEIALSEVAVAEITPAYAFELLSHMKGGPSIEVLLDLALGNDVAIAEQAAKVLKTQVFLYDADMDRLKEAYQADNVIAKDILESYAKAEFFTELPAVAEEIKVVTFVAAEGDISTDLLSPGNQAHSRSDRELHGKCMITPEAQAEIKALQTLHPEASVMLIAEKGTMGVGSSRMSGVNNVALWTGKQASPYVPFVNIAPIVAGTNGISPIFLTTVDVTGGIGLDLKNWVKKTDANGDVVRNEAGDPVLEEVYSVATGTVLTINTKTKKLYNGTEELIDISKALTPQKMEFIKAGGSYAIVFGKKIQTFAAKTLGVTAPVVFAPSKEVSIEGQGLTAVEKIFNKNAVGVADGKVLHAGSDVRVEVNIVGSQDTTGLMTAQELESMAATVISPIVDGAYQSGCHTASVWDKKAQANIPKLMKFMNDFGVITARDPKGVYHSMTDVIHKVLNDITIDEWAIIIGGDSHTRMSKGVAFGADSGTVALALATGEASMPIPESVKVTFKGEMKPFMDFRDVVHATQAQMLKQFDGENVFQGRIIEVHIGTLLADQAFTFTDWTAEMKAKASICISQDDTLIQSLEIAKSRIQIMIDKGMDNHNAVLQGLINKANKRIEEIKSGDKPALTPDANAKYYAEVVIDLDLIEEPMIADPDVNNADVSKRYTHDTIRELSYYGSDKKVDLGFVGSCMVHKDDLKIVSQMLRNVEKQNGEVKFNAPLVVAAPTYNIIDELKAEGDWEMLQKYSGFEFSDALPKSVARTEYENIMYLERPGCNLCMGNQEKAEKGDTVLATSTRLFQGRVVEDREGKKGESLLASTPVVVLSAILGRMPSIEEYKTAVEGINLTKFKPISTK